One Plectropomus leopardus isolate mb chromosome 1, YSFRI_Pleo_2.0, whole genome shotgun sequence DNA segment encodes these proteins:
- the adma gene encoding adrenomedullin a, translating to MQLIFQSFLSCCLLATVAHCVELEVNPELRKRLSIWLGSRLRRDLDSVSVEKTAESGNFVRPEDIRDTLLPHSSTNSNVRTKRSKSSTNQSRRQGCSLGTCTVHDLAHRLHQLNNKFKIGSAPVDKISPQGYGRRRRSLPAHRVTLKLEQGKLRPVWSTNDSQVHKLEALLRRT from the exons ATGCAGTTGATCTTCCAGTCCTTCCTCTCCTGCTGTCTGCTGGCGACAGTAGCACACTGTGTGGAACTTGAAGTAAATCCGGAGCTGAggaaaag GCTAAGCATATGGCTCGGGAGCAGACTGAGACGGGATCTTGACAGTGTATCAGTAGAGAAGACAGCAGAGTCTGGGAACTTTGTCAGACCAGAAGATATCAGGGATACTTTGCTGCCACATTCCAG CACCAACTCCAATGTCCGAACCAAGAGGTCTAAAAGCTCAACCAACCAGTCAAGAAGACAAGGTTGTTCTCTGGGCACCTGCACAGTGCACGACCTTGCTCACCGCCTGCACCAGCTCAACAACAAGTTTAAGATCGGGAGCGCCCCTGTTGACAAGATCAGCCCACAGGGATACGGCCGGAGGCGTCGATCTCTCCCAGCACACAGAGTCACACTGAAGCTAGAGCAGGGCAAGCTGAGGCCCGTGTGGAGCACAAATGACTCACAAGTTCACAAGCTCGAGGCTCTCCTCAGACGGACATGA